A window from Heteronotia binoei isolate CCM8104 ecotype False Entrance Well chromosome 15, APGP_CSIRO_Hbin_v1, whole genome shotgun sequence encodes these proteins:
- the LOC132584553 gene encoding olfactory receptor 6N1-like: protein METANKTQVTEFELVGFQDLQHFHTLLFASLLLTYSLILLGNTVILSLIQASPRFHIPMYHFIAVLATLEMCYTTVTIPKMLVDLLQRQNHISFVGCLVQIYFFHALGITEACLLTVMAYDRYLAICTPLTYPATMTTKLCLRLVAGCCICGFACPLPEIILISKLPFCGPSRIKHIFCDFPPLFHLPCADMSSIIMTDFIIHSLVILGPVFLIVLSYVKILTVIGKIQSSKGRQKAFSTCASHLIVVFAFFGTTGFMYVRLTQSRSLQYERVIAVIYAVLTPLFNPVVYSLRNKEIQEEIRKIIKFPNLSFKTWRKGSC from the coding sequence ATGGAAACGGCTAACAAGACCCAGGTGACAGAGTTTGAATTAGTTGGATTCCAGGATCTGCAGCATTTCCACACACTCCTCTTTGCCTCCTTACTTCTCACTTACTCCCTCATTCTCCTGGGCAACACGGTCATCCTCTCCCTCATTCAGGCCAGTCCCCGTTTCCATATCCCCATGTACCACTTTATTGCTGTTCTGGCTACCCTCGAGATGTGTTATACCACGGTCACTATCCCCAAGATGTTGGTGGATCTGCTGCAGAGGCAAAACCACATCTCCTTCGTTGGTTGCCTCGTCCAAATCTATTTCTTCCACGCTCTGGGCATCACAGAAGCCTGCTTGCTCACAGTCATGGCTTATGACCGCTACTTAGCCATCTGCACCCCATTGACCTATCCTGCCACCATGACCACCAAGCTCTGCTTGAGACTAGTGGCTGGATGCTGCATTTGTGGCTTTGCGTGTCCTTTGCCTGAAATCATCCTGATTTCCAAACTCCCATTCTGCGGGCCCAGTCGCATCAAGCATATCTTCTGCGATTTCCCTCCATTGTTTCATCTCCCTTGTGCTGACATGTCCAGTATCATCATGACAGATTTCATCATCCATTCCTTGGTCATCCTTGGTCCGGTCTTCCTGATCGTCCTCTCTTATGTAAAGATATTGACCGTTATAGGTAAAATCCAGAGTTCTAAAGGCCGCCAGAAGGCCTTTTCTACCTGTGCTTCTCATCTCATTGTGGTTTTTGCCTTTTTTGGAACAACAGGCTTTATGTATGTCCGATTGACTCAATCCAGATCCTTACAGTATGAGAGAGTCATTGCAGTGATCTATGCTGTCCTCACCCCTCTCTTCAACCCAGTTGTCTACAGCTTGAGAAACAAAGAGATTCAGGAAGAGATTAGAAAAATCATTAAGTTTCCCAATCTATCATTCAAGACCTGGAGAAAGGGTTCATGCTGA
- the LOC132583607 gene encoding olfactory receptor 5V1-like gives MENQTEIKEFVFLGFSNFPEPQSLFFLVFLTMYVTTLFGNGLILATAFLDSSLQTPMYYFIRHLSFLDMCYTTVTLPHMLKNLLAESSKAISFEGCLVQVYFLVAFVGVECLLLAVMAYDRYVAICRPLTYTLLMNQTLCAQLVVASWICGLLNSVLHTAMTSLVPFCATHKLDHLFCDVPQLLKLSCADTFPNQITLLVVTMLLGVSPFFCIVVSYIHIVAAVLRIRTSQGRRKAFSTCASHLTVVTLFYTTCMFNYNRPSSKHPAYIDTLASVLYNVVTPMLNPIIYCLRNKEMKEALKRVLSPKRSLFLWSNSGPNS, from the coding sequence ATGGaaaatcaaacagaaatcaaagaaTTTGTCTTCCTGGGTTTTTCAAACTTCCCAGAGCCCCAATCTTTGTTCTTCCTTGTGTTTCTGACCATGTACGTCACCACCTTGTTTGGAAATGGCCTCATCCTGGCCACTGCTTTTCTGGATTCCAGCCTTCAGACGCCCATGTACTATTTCATCCGGCATCTCTCCTTCCTGGACATGTGCTACACTACAGTCACTCTTCCCCATATGCTGAAAAACTTGTTGGCAGAGTCCTCAAAGGCCATTTCCTTTGAGGGCTGCCTGGTCCAGGTTTACTTCCTGGTGGCCTTTGTGGGAGTAGAGTGCCTCCTGCTGGCCGTGATGGCATATGACCGCTACGTCGCCATCTGCCGTCCCCTCACTTACACCCTCCTCATGAACCAAACATTATGTGCCCAGTTGGTGGTGGCCTCATGGATTTGCGGCCTCCTCAACTCTGTCCTGCACACAGCCATGACCTCTCTTGTGCCCTTCTGTGCCACTCACAAACTGGACCATTTGTTCTGTGATGTCCCCCAGCTGCTTAAGCTGTCTTGCGCGGACACTTTCCCCAACCAAATCACTTTGTTGGTGGTAACCATGCTGCTTGGGGTCAGCCCTTTCTTCTGCATTGTGGTTTCTTACATCCATATTGTCGCGGCAGTCTTGAGGATCCGCACATCCCAGGGTCGCCGCAAAGCCTTCTCCACATGTGCATCTCACCTCACAGTGGTCACCTTATTCTACACCACTTGCATGTTTAATTATAACCGACCCAGTTCTAAACACCCAGCATATATTGACACTCTGGCTTCGGTGCTTTACAATGTAGTGACCCCAATGCTGAACCCTATCATCTACTGCCTGAGAAACAAGGAAATGAAGGAGGCTCTCAAACGAGTGCTCAGTCCCAAAAGGTCACTGTTCCTGTGGTCCAATAGTGGGCCAAATTCCTAA